One region of Candidatus Electrothrix rattekaaiensis genomic DNA includes:
- the nifH gene encoding nitrogenase iron protein has protein sequence MRKVAIYGKGGIGKSTTTQNTVAGLCELGRKVMVVGCDPKADSTRLLLGGLSQKSVLDTLREEGEDVELEDIRKEGYGGTWCVESGGPEPGVGCAGRGIITSINMLESLGAYEESEGLDYAFYDVLGDVVCGGFAMPIRDGKAEEIYIVVSGEMMAMYAANNISKGIMKFAQSGNVRLGGLICNSRAVDNEQEMIEKFAEKLGTHMIWFVPRDNDVQRAEINRKTVIEWKPEVPQADKYRGLAKAIDANEKFVIPTPMEIEELEALLMEFGLMN, from the coding sequence ATGAGAAAGGTAGCAATCTACGGCAAGGGCGGAATCGGAAAATCTACAACAACCCAGAACACTGTGGCCGGACTGTGCGAGCTGGGCAGGAAGGTTATGGTTGTCGGCTGTGACCCGAAAGCGGACTCCACTCGTCTGCTGCTCGGCGGTTTGTCCCAGAAATCTGTCCTCGACACCCTGCGTGAGGAGGGTGAGGACGTAGAACTGGAGGACATCCGTAAAGAAGGGTACGGCGGAACCTGGTGTGTTGAGTCCGGTGGTCCTGAGCCGGGAGTTGGTTGTGCAGGTCGCGGTATTATCACCTCTATTAATATGCTGGAGTCTCTGGGTGCCTACGAGGAGAGCGAAGGTCTGGATTATGCCTTCTACGACGTACTGGGCGACGTGGTCTGCGGCGGGTTCGCCATGCCTATCCGTGACGGTAAAGCGGAAGAAATCTATATTGTTGTGTCCGGCGAGATGATGGCTATGTACGCGGCCAACAACATCAGCAAAGGTATTATGAAGTTTGCGCAGTCCGGTAACGTGCGGCTGGGCGGACTGATCTGTAACTCCCGTGCTGTTGATAATGAGCAGGAGATGATCGAGAAATTCGCAGAAAAATTGGGAACCCACATGATCTGGTTTGTACCGCGTGACAACGATGTACAGCGGGCCGAGATCAACCGAAAGACTGTTATTGAATGGAAACCCGAGGTGCCCCAGGCGGATAAGTATCGCGGTCTGGCCAAGGCCATTGATGCGAACGAGAAGTTCGTCATTCCCACACCTATGGAGATTGAAGAGCTGGAAGCATTGCTCATGGAATTTGGTTTGATGAATTAA
- a CDS encoding P-II family nitrogen regulator, which translates to MLMIRAIVRPEKTDAVLAALMDAGFPAVTKYSVAGRGKQRGIKIGDVTYDEIPKMMLMSVVRDEDKDFVIQTIMDTARTSEKGAFGDGKIFVSEVEEVYTISSGVKEGAVGEAA; encoded by the coding sequence ATGTTAATGATCAGAGCTATAGTCAGGCCGGAAAAAACAGATGCAGTGCTGGCTGCCCTCATGGATGCGGGCTTTCCGGCGGTCACCAAATATTCCGTTGCCGGGCGCGGTAAACAACGCGGTATTAAAATCGGTGATGTCACCTATGATGAGATTCCGAAAATGATGCTTATGTCCGTTGTTCGGGACGAAGATAAAGATTTTGTTATCCAGACCATCATGGATACAGCCAGAACTTCCGAGAAAGGCGCTTTTGGTGACGGTAAGATCTTTGTCAGCGAGGTTGAGGAAGTGTATACCATCAGTTCCGGTGTTAAGGAAGGAGCAGTCGGGGAGGCCGCGTAA
- a CDS encoding P-II family nitrogen regulator — MKEVIAVVRINMMNQTKQALSDAGVDAYFAREAQGRGKGFANPKVLEGVDEGYEEAAAVLGEKGKLYPKRVLTVVVEDDKVDDVVQAIIAPNKTGKPGDGKIFILPVADSVRVRTGESGEAAIV, encoded by the coding sequence ATGAAAGAAGTCATTGCTGTGGTACGCATCAATATGATGAACCAGACCAAGCAGGCCTTAAGCGATGCCGGGGTTGACGCCTATTTCGCCCGAGAGGCTCAGGGGCGGGGCAAAGGTTTCGCCAATCCCAAGGTGCTTGAGGGGGTTGATGAGGGATACGAAGAAGCGGCTGCCGTGCTGGGAGAAAAGGGAAAACTCTATCCCAAGCGAGTGCTGACCGTGGTGGTTGAGGACGATAAGGTCGACGATGTTGTGCAGGCCATTATCGCACCCAACAAGACCGGCAAGCCGGGCGACGGAAAGATATTTATTCTGCCTGTGGCTGATTCGGTTCGGGTTCGGACCGGGGAATCGGGCGAAGCAGCTATCGTCTGA